A stretch of DNA from Nitrospira sp. KM1:
CAGAAAGATATCCGGTTGACCGAAACAGGAGTGGGCTTGTTCAACTCCCGTGAGCTTCCGAAGAGATTGCAAGACGTCTTTTGTCCGTCCCGCCTTGACCTTGATCAGAATATAGGCCTTGGTCGCCATGAGGTCGCTCCTTTCTATGGGGTCCTCCGCTGCCCGGCATTTCCCGTCGCCGCTGGGTAAACACCCGGTGAATGTCCTGCCCGCGTTGATGAAAGCTGGCTTGCGCGCTATCGAACAGCTTCAGTAAATACTCGAAGTCACGAATGTGCATGTTGAACGATGAAAAGGCCTCATCCAGACGAAATCGTTCATTTCCCGGGAGAGTCCCATAATACGAACTCATGGCCTCCAGCGTTTGTGATGACCAGCCATACCGCCTCAGATCGTCGATCTGTTGTTGATCGATCCCTTCCTTGGTGAGGGCGTGATCGAGAAACTCGGATACCGCTCGGTCGGAGCTCTTCATAAAGACGGACTGAAATTGAATGACCACCTGGATGACGCGATTCGCCTCTGGAGTGCCTTCAGGCGGAAGGACATCGGCATCTTGAAGTGTGGCGAGCAGGGCCATGGAAGCACCAACCGCAGTGCTCGGGGTGCGACCGGGCATTTGACCCTGGGCAGGACCCGTGAGAAACCCTGCGCAGATGGCGATCGTCAGAATAGAAAGAACCTGCATGGACGAATTATACAGAAGGTCGAAAACAGGAGCCACCCAGGAGTCTGTGCACGCAATCTGTATGAATGGAACCATTGAATTGATGCGCCGCCAAGGAAATTCTTGAAGCAGTTAGGAAGCCTTCTTATAATTCGATACCTCAACATTACTCATAGGAGCCTTTCATGCTTGCCAAGGTCGTGAGCGTGGCGTTGGCCGGACTCGATGCGAATCTGATCGAGGTCGAGGTGGACATTGCTGGCGGACTTCCTCAATTTTCCGTCGTCGGGCTTCCTGACGCGACGGTGCGAGAGAGCCGTGACCGAGTCCGATCGGCTCTCAAAAACACAGGCTTTCATTTTCCAGCCAAACGAATCACGGTCAATCTCGCCCCTGCGGACGTAAAGAAGGAAGGAGCGGGACTCGATCTGGCAATAGCCATAGGCATCCTCATAGCCGAAGATGTCGTCCCCCAGGAAGGTTTGTCCGGACGTGCCTTGGTAGGAGAATTATCACTTGACGGTCATATCAAATCGATTCCCGGAGCGCTGTCGATTGGGATGGCGTGCAGGAACGGCTACGGAGTTATTATGCCGGCCTGTAATGCGAAGGAGGCGGCGATCGTCGGTGACGTTGCCGTGTATCCGGTGCATACGCTGCCGGAGGTTGTAGCGTTTCTCAGAGGAACGAAGGGGATCAGCCCCATGGAATGCGACCGCAGCCAGTTCTTTTCGATGCGTCCGGTGGAGGAAGACGATTATGGCGATGTTCGGGGGCAGGATCAGGCCAAACGGGCGTTGGAAGTTGCCGCAGCGGGCGGTCACAATGTTCTGATGGTAGGGCCTCCCGGCTCCGGGAAAACGATGCTGGCCAAGCGGCTTCCGACTATCTTGCCACTGTCCGCTTCTCACCGTCCGGCCGTTTCGCGCGCCTCACCATAGCATTTCCGATGCTGGGCTCATCGGCGGCGGAGCGGTTCCGCGGCCCGGCGAAGTCTCTCTCGCCCACAACGGGATTTTGTTTCTGGATGAATCTCCTGAATTCCGCCGTCCTGTTCTGGACGGTCTCAGACAGCCGTTGGAAGATGGATATGTCGTGTTGACCAGGGTCAGCGCCTCACTGCGTTATCCCGCCCGGTTCATGTTGATTGCTGCCATGAATCCCTGCCCATGCGGATTTTATGGCAGCCGTTCGCACGAATGCACGTGTACGCCTCACCAGGTCAGACGGTATCGAGCTCGGCTGTCCGGGCCGTTACAGGATCGTCTGGACATCCATGTCGAGGTTCCTGCCGTGTCGGTCCAAGAACTCCAAGGGCAGGAGGCGGCAGCCGAAACGTCCGCCGTGATCCTCTCTCGTGTCGTGGAGGCCAGACGGCGTCAGGTGGATCGATATGCGAAAGACGGCATCCATACGAATGCCCAGTTGAAGCCGCGGCTGCTGAAGCGGTATTGTGGCCTGGACAAGCCTGCGCTGGACCTCCTGCAACAGGCAATGGTCAAACTCGGTCTCTCAGCCCGCGCTCACGGACGCATATTGCGGGTGGCACGGACGATCGCCGATCTTGCGGGTGCGGAGCGCATTCATGCGATTCACGTTGCAGAAGCGATTCAGTATCGCAGTTTGGACCGGCGCCTGGAGTGAGAAGAAGGCGACATGATGCCGACCGTCAAGGTGTTCATCTGGTGGTTTATCGTTGGTGCGACGATGGCCTTGGCGGTGATCATGCTCCAAGGCGGTATTCGTGAAGTGATGCAGGCGCAAGGGTCTGTCTGGGAATTGAAGCTGGTGGAATTGCTGACGACGATTATGGGCGGAGGGTTGTTGGGCGGCTGCATTGCGCTCATTCTCGACCGCATCAAGAAATCCTGACAGGTATTCGTCATTATCGAGAACGAGGAGCAATCATGGACCTGGAGATTGGTTCGAACCTGTATCGAAACACCGACGGCACGGTAGAAATTCAGGGGATCCCGCAGATTCAGATTTCGCTGAGAGAGCCGGCCAAAACCGTCCTTGTGAATTTCGCCCTCTTTGACGGAACGGGCAAGGTGATGGCGAAACTCGTTGACAGCACGCTCATGTTCAACGAGCGGCGCGCCTATGAAGTATCCAAAACCTCAAGCCGCGTGACGCTGACTCATACGGATTCGAAGAAAGTCGTGCTGGAAATTGCGCTCAAGACTCCGAACGTGATTGCGTTGACAAAAGGCAGCTTTCACTCGGTCAAGGGTAATCTGGTCGAGGTATCCGACAAAGAATGGAAGATCGACCGTCAGCAAGCCAGCGGCACCACCGAGGACGCGGCGGGTGGTGCCGTCAGAATCGGATGACCCGATGATTCATCACGATGCGACCGGAGTGATGGAGATCTGATTGTTCTTCACATCGACTGCGGCCGTTTGCCCGTCCCGCAGTTCTCCTTTGATCAGTTGGCGGGCGATAGGCGTTTCCAATTCCTGCTGAATCAGCCTCTTGAGAGGTCTGGCCCCGTAGACGGGATCGTAACCGCGCTCTCCGAGGTACCGAAGTGCCGCCTGCGTCGCCGTCAGCGTGATACGACGCTCCGCCAACCTGCTTTTTAGCCGCTCGAGTTGTATCTCGACAATCGTCGTCAGTTGATCCGTTTCCAATGGATGAAATACCACCGTCTCGTCGACGCGGTTGAGGAATTCAGGACGGAAATGACGGCGAAGCTCGTCCATGACGACGGCGCGGACATCCTCGTATGTCGATCGGCGCGAGCGCTGGGCTTCGAGGATTTGAGGACTGCCGATGTTCGATGTCATGATCAGGACGGTGTTCTTGAAGTCGACCGTCCGGCCCTGTGAATCCGTCAGACGCCCGTCGTCAAGCACCTGAAGCAGCACATTGAAGACGTCATGATGCGCCTTCTCGATTTCATCAAAGAGGATTACTGAAAAGGGTTTTCGACGCACGGCCTCGGTCAGTTGTCCTCCCTCTTCGTACCCCACATATCCCGGCGGCGCTCCGATCAATCTGGCGACGGTATGTTTTTCCATGTATTCGGACATGTCGATTCTGATCAGATTGCCTTCGTCATCGAACAGGGTCGCAGCCAGGGCTCTGGCTAATTCCGTCTTACCGACGCCAGTGGGACCGAGAAACAAAAATGAGCCGATCGGTCGGTTCGGGTCTTTAATTCCTGAACGCGCGCGCAGGACCGCATCGGCTACGGCCCGGACCGCTTGATCCTGCCCCACGACGCGCTGATGAAGCAGCTCTTCCAGCTTGAGAAGTTTCTCCATCTCGCCTTCCATCAACCTGGAAACCGGTATGCCGGTCCATCGGCTGACTACGGCCGCGATGTCATCCTCGTCGACCTCCTCCTTGAGCAGTCGACTCTCGCCTTGTTTCTTCCCCAGCTGTTGCTGTTCGATGGACAGTTCGCGCTCGAGACGAGGCAACTCTCCATACCGCAATTCCGCGACCCGGTTCAGGTCGTAGGCGCGCTCCGCCTTTTCGATCGCGAGTTTCACTTCTTCGATGGCCTCGCGATGCTTGCGCAGTCGTGCCACGGAAGCCTTCTCGGAGTCCCACCGGGTCTTCAACGCCTGGAGATCCCGCTGCTTTTCATTCAATTCCTGCTCGAGGGCGGTCAGCCGCGCGTGACTGGCCTGATCTTTTTCCTTCCGTAGAGCTTCTCGTTCGATTTCGAGCTGCAAGACCTTTCGAGAAACCTCGTCCAATTCGGCGGGAAGACTATCGATCTCCGTGCGCAGGCGGGCCGCCGCTTCATCAACCAAGTCGATGGCCTTGTCCGGTAAAAAGCGGTCGGCGATATACCGGTGCGAAAGTTTCGCTGCCGCCACGAGAGCGGCATCCTTGATCCGGACGCCGTGATGGACCTCATAACGTTCCTTCAGGCCGCGCAGAATGGAAATCGTATCCTCCACGGTCGGTTGATCCACCAGCACCGTTTGAAATCGACGTTCGAGAGCCGCATCCTTCTCGATATGCTTTCGGTATTCGTCCAGGGTCGTGGCCCCGATGAGATGCAGTTCGCCACGGGCCAACATGGGCTTGAGGAGATTGGCAGCGTCCATCGCGCCCTCTGCAGCGCCGGCTCCGACAACCGTATGGAGTTCGTCGATGAACAACAGGATCTGCCCCTGGGAAGACTGAATCTCCTTCAACACCGCCTTGAGACGCTCCTCGAATTCACCGCGGAACTTCGCACCTGCGACCAGCGCACCCATGTCCAGCGCGATCACCCGTTTTTGTTTGAGTCCTTCGGGGACGTCACCCTTGACGATGCGGATGGCCAGGCCTTCGACAATGGCCGTTTTCCCGACGCCCGGTTCGCCAATCAACACAGGATTGTTTTTGGTTCGACGCGAAAGAATTTGAACGACCCGGCGGATTTCTTCGTCGCGACCGATCACGGGGTCCAGCTTGCCCTGGCCGGCCAGCTGAGTCAGGTCGCGTCCATACTTTTCGAGTGATTGATAGGTGCCTTCAGGGTCCTGTGTCGTGACGCGTTGATTCCCTCTTACCTGTTGAAGCGCCGGGAGGAGCCGATCCCGGGTCAGGCCGAGCTTCTTGAACACGCCGCCCTCCTGGACCATAGCGAGAAGGACATGTTCCACGCTGAGAAAATCATCTTTCAATGCCCGCTGTTCATCTTCGGCCTTGGTCAGCACGTGATTCAGACGGGGAGTAATGTGCAACTGACCCGGGGCGCCAGTCGCGCCTTGAACTTGAGGGAGCTTGGCGAGCGCCTGCTCGGTGGCCTGCTTGACCGCCTGTATCGACACGCCGGCCTGTTCGCATAAGGATGGGACGATGCCTCGCTCTTGCTCGAGTAAGGCCAGCAGCACATGTTCGACGTCAATGCCCTGATGGCTTCGTCTCATGGCATGAGACGAGGCGGTCTGAAGCGCTTCCTGAAGTTTAATCGTCGCCCGATTCATATCCATGTGGCCTTCCTCCCGTATCGCCATATCTATGAGCAATCCATAAGCATAAGTTCAGTCAAGTCAACGCCATGAAGAACTCCGCTTGACCCTGGACCAGTGGCCCGCTATTGTCCATCCCAGTCATTATGATCTCTCCGACGCTCGCCCTGTACCACAAGGCCCTTCAAAAGACCTGGCAATCTCTTCAACGGGGGTGGGTCACCATCCTCGCGGTCGTCGGGTTTGGCTTCCTCCTTGTGCTCGCGACACAACTCGCGGGCGGCCTAGGTATCGCCGGAGGATTTCTGCTCGGAGCTGTGAACGCGCTGTTGGTTGGAGCGACGTTGAGCTTGATCGAACAGTCGGTCGCCTTTGCCCGGCGGTTGACGATGCAGGATGTCTTCGACAGCTTTGGCCGGTATTTTTGGGATGTCATCGGGGTCGGGTTCGTGTTGTGGATTCCATTGATGGTGCTCGACATGGGGATGGAGGCGAATCCGTATGGACAATTCCTTTCGTATGCCGTCCTGCTTCTCGTCTTTCTTTTGCTCAACCCGGCGCCGGAAGTCATCTATCAGGTCCGGCACGACTCTCCGTTGGATGTCTTCAAGAGCTCGTATGACTTTGTCATGGAAAATTGGATTGAATGGTTCATCCCCATCGCCATTCTCCTCATTCCTTTGGTGCTCTCTCCGATGGGCCTCAGGTCGGTCTTCTCAATATCCAGCCGCGCAGGACGCGGAGCGGGACTCGACTTTTTCCAGATCCTGATACTCCCGTTCACGATCCTGGGCGGCTGGCTGGACTATCTGGGCGTCCCCCCCGCCATCAGTTCTTACGTCGTGTTGGTGCTGACACCGCCCTTAGCCGTGGCCATGATGTTATTTCGTGGCCATCTCTTTGCATCACTTGTGAACTCCTCCCGTCGTCAGCGGCAATTTGCCTCGCGGATCGCCGGAGACGAGTAAAGTCTCCAAGAGACGGGGTACGGCCGCTTAAAGCCCCGCGGCAGCCGCAAAAACCGAATTTGACCCTTATAGAAAATTGAGGCTCCCCCGCGTGATTTCTTTATGGAAACCCTTGAGAACTGCTGCGAATTAGTGTATGGATTTACCTACACCAAAGACAGTTATTAAAACCAGTCAGCCCGGTGAAGGGACATCCCTCGTGCGGCTATCGATTTTCTGGCGGATCGTACTGACGTCTCTTCTTATTATCGTTGTGATGGCCGGCGTCAACCTGTACGCCCTGATTCAGCTCAGGCAACTATCGGCCCTCAGCACGAAGATGGCGGTTCAGCACTATCCGGCCATCGAAGCGGCAAAACGATTGTTGACGCTCGCGTATGTCCAGCTCAACAGCGAAAAGAAGTATCTGGCCGTGCGGGATGCCACGTTTCTCGAACATTTCGATGAAGAGGTCGAAGAATTTCGGAAAGGCATCGACACGCTGCTGTTGCAGGAAGTTTCCCCGGAGGGAATCCAGCTACTGGAGCATGCCAAACGACTTCAACAAGAACGGTTGGGTATGTTCCACGCCGATTTGGATCAGCCTCAACGTGCTGTCGTCGCCCTGTCAACGGCCTACGAAAGCCGGCGCAATTTGGTGATGGATCAACTGACGACGACGATGCAGCACTATATCGATTTTCATGAATCAGGGATCATCACCGGCGTCAGGCGATCGCGTGAGAGTTCCGCGCAAGCCGAGGCAGTGACGGAGCAGCTCGTCTTGTTGGCTCTGTTATTTGGAATCGGATTGGCGGGGATCGCGAGTTATACGATCTTACGTCCGCTCCGGCAATTACAAGGACATATCAAGCAGATCGGGCAGGGTAACTTTCGGGCATCCCTGAACATTCGAGCCCCGAGTGAACTCAGAAACCTCGTCGATACGGTCAATTGGATGGGAGGCAAACTTCAGGAACTCGATGACATGAAGGGGGAGTT
This window harbors:
- a CDS encoding magnesium chelatase domain-containing protein yields the protein MLAKVVSVALAGLDANLIEVEVDIAGGLPQFSVVGLPDATVRESRDRVRSALKNTGFHFPAKRITVNLAPADVKKEGAGLDLAIAIGILIAEDVVPQEGLSGRALVGELSLDGHIKSIPGALSIGMACRNGYGVIMPACNAKEAAIVGDVAVYPVHTLPEVVAFLRGTKGISPMECDRSQFFSMRPVEEDDYGDVRGQDQAKRALEVAAAGGHNVLMVGPPGSGKTMLAKRLPTILPLSASHRPAVSRASP
- a CDS encoding ATP-binding protein encodes the protein MGGGAVPRPGEVSLAHNGILFLDESPEFRRPVLDGLRQPLEDGYVVLTRVSASLRYPARFMLIAAMNPCPCGFYGSRSHECTCTPHQVRRYRARLSGPLQDRLDIHVEVPAVSVQELQGQEAAAETSAVILSRVVEARRRQVDRYAKDGIHTNAQLKPRLLKRYCGLDKPALDLLQQAMVKLGLSARAHGRILRVARTIADLAGAERIHAIHVAEAIQYRSLDRRLE
- the clpB gene encoding ATP-dependent chaperone ClpB, giving the protein MDMNRATIKLQEALQTASSHAMRRSHQGIDVEHVLLALLEQERGIVPSLCEQAGVSIQAVKQATEQALAKLPQVQGATGAPGQLHITPRLNHVLTKAEDEQRALKDDFLSVEHVLLAMVQEGGVFKKLGLTRDRLLPALQQVRGNQRVTTQDPEGTYQSLEKYGRDLTQLAGQGKLDPVIGRDEEIRRVVQILSRRTKNNPVLIGEPGVGKTAIVEGLAIRIVKGDVPEGLKQKRVIALDMGALVAGAKFRGEFEERLKAVLKEIQSSQGQILLFIDELHTVVGAGAAEGAMDAANLLKPMLARGELHLIGATTLDEYRKHIEKDAALERRFQTVLVDQPTVEDTISILRGLKERYEVHHGVRIKDAALVAAAKLSHRYIADRFLPDKAIDLVDEAAARLRTEIDSLPAELDEVSRKVLQLEIEREALRKEKDQASHARLTALEQELNEKQRDLQALKTRWDSEKASVARLRKHREAIEEVKLAIEKAERAYDLNRVAELRYGELPRLERELSIEQQQLGKKQGESRLLKEEVDEDDIAAVVSRWTGIPVSRLMEGEMEKLLKLEELLHQRVVGQDQAVRAVADAVLRARSGIKDPNRPIGSFLFLGPTGVGKTELARALAATLFDDEGNLIRIDMSEYMEKHTVARLIGAPPGYVGYEEGGQLTEAVRRKPFSVILFDEIEKAHHDVFNVLLQVLDDGRLTDSQGRTVDFKNTVLIMTSNIGSPQILEAQRSRRSTYEDVRAVVMDELRRHFRPEFLNRVDETVVFHPLETDQLTTIVEIQLERLKSRLAERRITLTATQAALRYLGERGYDPVYGARPLKRLIQQELETPIARQLIKGELRDGQTAAVDVKNNQISITPVAS
- a CDS encoding cell wall metabolism sensor histidine kinase WalK, whose translation is MDLPTPKTVIKTSQPGEGTSLVRLSIFWRIVLTSLLIIVVMAGVNLYALIQLRQLSALSTKMAVQHYPAIEAAKRLLTLAYVQLNSEKKYLAVRDATFLEHFDEEVEEFRKGIDTLLLQEVSPEGIQLLEHAKRLQQERLGMFHADLDQPQRAVVALSTAYESRRNLVMDQLTTTMQHYIDFHESGIITGVRRSRESSAQAEAVTEQLVLLALLFGIGLAGIASYTILRPLRQLQGHIKQIGQGNFRASLNIRAPSELRNLVDTVNWMGGKLQELDDMKGEFLAHVSHELRTPMASIQEGTHLLLDEIPGPLVPEQRTTLRIMADSSRRLIHLISTILDLSKMDAGMMEYRIVATDLKRIADISVNKIRLLADAKHVQLVVEAPAQRVWVKADSVRIEQVLDNLLSNALKFSPEGGIVKVLMRPDLKVGVLEVSVSDVGPGIPADDLPHIFERFYQGRTSSKQSLPGSGLGLALAKKVVEAHGGRIWIESEVKKGTTVRFVLRMTRRVEAA